The following proteins are co-located in the Polystyrenella longa genome:
- a CDS encoding TetR/AcrR family transcriptional regulator, with amino-acid sequence MIVNTKKLRPGTQRRRREILDAALECFLKQGVEGSSIEQIRKISGASHGSIYHLFESKNEIACTLFLEGVARYQEHMLERVQFAETAFEKIRAMIHTHLQYSHDNPQLSLYLSRMGLSDLIDTIEVQYHELRKQFVVEVFSEFKPFIKRGEILDVNETYLFAQITGPCSQLARAWVTRQTRIGDILDYTEQLAEHAWNSLKGDAGLSSRRPIPFD; translated from the coding sequence ATGATTGTAAATACGAAGAAACTACGCCCCGGCACCCAACGCCGACGCAGGGAGATTCTTGACGCGGCCCTCGAATGCTTCTTGAAACAAGGAGTTGAAGGGTCTAGCATCGAGCAGATTCGCAAAATCTCCGGCGCCAGCCATGGTAGTATTTACCATCTCTTTGAGAGCAAAAATGAGATTGCCTGCACATTATTTCTCGAAGGCGTTGCTCGCTATCAAGAACATATGCTGGAACGCGTTCAGTTTGCAGAGACTGCCTTCGAAAAAATCAGAGCGATGATTCACACTCATCTGCAGTATTCGCATGACAACCCGCAGTTGTCGCTTTACTTATCGCGGATGGGGCTTTCCGATCTGATTGACACAATCGAAGTCCAATATCACGAATTGCGAAAACAATTTGTGGTGGAAGTCTTCTCGGAGTTCAAACCCTTCATCAAACGAGGGGAAATACTAGATGTGAACGAAACTTATCTGTTTGCACAGATTACAGGCCCCTGCTCACAGCTCGCTCGCGCGTGGGTAACTCGCCAGACTCGAATTGGCGACATTCTCGATTACACGGAACAACTTGCCGAGCATGCCTGGAATTCCCTCAAAGGAGACGCCGGCCTATCTAGCCGGCGTCCGATTCCCTTCGATTGA
- a CDS encoding VOC family protein, with protein MRRYLTIAMMLVIGIGIYTSWNRTIGDDRETSWFKSTTVDFGIVVSDVEKSVAFYRDVLGLKETSTFDVSSEIATDAGLTKGESLSVHVMQLGNAATATKVKLMQIEGSTPAKQDTSYINSTLGMSYMTLHVTDVSKVLKNAEKHGVKAIAKGPADISRGSGNKMVLAIVRDPDGNLVELVGPLN; from the coding sequence ATGCGCCGCTACCTGACGATTGCAATGATGCTTGTAATAGGAATCGGAATCTACACCAGTTGGAACCGGACTATTGGCGACGACCGGGAGACTTCCTGGTTTAAATCGACCACCGTCGATTTTGGAATCGTGGTGAGCGATGTCGAAAAATCGGTTGCCTTCTATCGCGACGTACTGGGTTTGAAAGAAACCTCGACGTTCGATGTTTCCAGTGAGATCGCTACGGACGCCGGGCTGACCAAAGGGGAATCTCTAAGCGTACATGTGATGCAGTTGGGTAATGCGGCAACCGCGACTAAAGTTAAATTGATGCAAATCGAAGGTAGTACTCCTGCCAAGCAGGATACCAGTTACATCAACAGTACCCTCGGCATGAGCTACATGACATTACATGTGACAGACGTAAGTAAAGTGCTCAAAAATGCAGAGAAGCATGGCGTCAAAGCGATTGCCAAGGGGCCAGCAGATATCTCCCGTGGAAGCGGAAATAAAATGGTACTGGCGATCGTCCGCGATCCGGATGGAAATCTGGTAGAACTGGTTGGACCCCTGAACTGA
- a CDS encoding ATP-dependent zinc protease family protein, which produces MRPKKAEPVKPIIGWREWIALPELGIEQIKVKVDTGARSSSLHAYDLSYFERRGTRFVRFKVHPLQRKTTEIVTTEAEVVDVRSVRSSSGKANMRPVIMTNMTLLGQTWSIELTLANRDEMGFRMLLGREAFRGRFLVDAGKSYYDGREKRPKRIKKR; this is translated from the coding sequence ATGAGACCGAAAAAAGCGGAGCCCGTCAAACCAATCATTGGTTGGAGGGAATGGATTGCCCTTCCCGAACTGGGAATCGAACAGATTAAAGTCAAGGTGGATACGGGCGCTCGCTCTTCATCGCTGCACGCCTACGATCTCTCTTACTTCGAACGACGCGGAACCCGATTTGTGCGGTTCAAAGTTCATCCATTGCAGCGTAAAACGACGGAAATCGTCACCACTGAAGCTGAAGTTGTCGACGTACGTTCGGTCCGAAGTTCGAGTGGCAAAGCCAATATGCGGCCCGTCATCATGACCAATATGACTCTACTGGGCCAAACGTGGTCCATTGAATTAACGCTCGCCAATCGCGATGAAATGGGTTTTCGAATGTTGCTGGGACGGGAAGCATTCCGCGGTCGATTTCTAGTTGATGCCGGTAAATCGTACTATGACGGTAGAGAAAAACGGCCAAAGCGGATTAAGAAACGATAA
- a CDS encoding WD40 repeat domain-containing protein: protein MSLILRFSLNSLLLLICLGLFGCTVEAESPDPPLSAKKTSDKETSDKVTPSNEGSPSEPTPLLDPVATSLRHKPIPAKAIKTVDISPDGKYLAAGNGEGRLFLWDLATQKLIANQKRHENWTFDIHFSPDSTQIATAGGDNLAFIQSLPDFSFSTQLAGHTDDLHGIRYFPLDSNRLVTGSDDTELRMWDLTKKTSKVLPGHTKQVTAIAVDPAGDLIASASRDKTIRLWNANTLEPTSVLEGHTADVLSVDFSPTVEGESPLLASASYDQTVRIWDVDTASTIKTFDKFQDWVFAAKFHPEGELLAIGVGNGELSIRDWKEDKVVYHKNFENDISSLDFSDDGNILAAATSGGTVLLLARKENEWGNLTELSLPEPPVSAETSVENQLTPLETHERLMQLYNGPDKPEWETNLGTLGKQQVGFPAEILDSFKSAELTTAQQELVERLQHKWTTAEQNLTAEQLIAQLPTRLERTAFCDLTCNFAEVIMAVSLRDSLRKFQDNEMVRQELVRLQTDFKPTPQDVIPEKAIQQRVQEYLNRALEPSEKPIEAKLH, encoded by the coding sequence ATGAGCCTGATCTTACGATTTTCTCTCAACTCGCTTTTACTGCTAATCTGTTTAGGCCTGTTCGGCTGCACCGTAGAAGCAGAGTCTCCCGACCCGCCTCTCTCCGCCAAGAAGACATCGGACAAGGAGACGTCCGACAAGGTGACTCCTTCAAATGAAGGTTCTCCCTCCGAACCGACTCCGCTTCTGGATCCAGTCGCGACCTCACTGAGACATAAACCGATTCCCGCCAAGGCGATCAAAACAGTTGATATCAGCCCGGATGGAAAATATCTCGCCGCCGGGAACGGGGAAGGCCGACTGTTTCTCTGGGACCTCGCCACTCAGAAGTTAATTGCAAACCAGAAGCGACATGAGAACTGGACCTTTGATATTCACTTCAGCCCCGACAGCACACAAATCGCCACGGCGGGAGGAGACAACCTCGCTTTCATTCAGTCGCTTCCTGATTTCTCCTTCTCAACACAGCTGGCCGGTCACACCGACGACCTGCATGGCATTCGGTATTTTCCACTCGACAGCAATCGGCTCGTCACCGGCAGCGATGACACTGAACTACGGATGTGGGACCTGACGAAGAAAACATCGAAAGTTCTACCGGGTCATACCAAACAAGTTACTGCTATCGCCGTCGATCCCGCGGGTGACTTAATCGCCTCAGCCAGTCGCGATAAGACCATTCGATTATGGAACGCAAACACGCTGGAGCCGACAAGCGTCCTGGAAGGGCATACCGCCGATGTCCTGTCCGTGGACTTCTCGCCTACCGTCGAGGGAGAATCACCTCTGCTTGCCTCTGCCAGTTACGATCAGACGGTCCGCATCTGGGATGTCGATACAGCATCGACTATCAAGACATTCGACAAGTTTCAAGACTGGGTTTTTGCCGCGAAATTCCATCCGGAAGGAGAGCTCCTCGCAATCGGTGTTGGCAACGGCGAGCTGTCGATTCGCGACTGGAAAGAAGACAAAGTTGTTTATCACAAGAATTTCGAAAACGATATTTCCAGTCTCGATTTCTCTGACGATGGAAACATTCTTGCAGCCGCCACCAGCGGAGGTACAGTCCTACTTCTCGCACGTAAGGAAAACGAATGGGGCAACCTCACTGAACTTTCGCTCCCAGAACCGCCAGTTTCAGCGGAGACATCGGTGGAGAATCAGCTTACACCGCTGGAAACTCATGAGCGGTTGATGCAACTTTATAACGGTCCCGACAAACCCGAATGGGAAACGAATCTGGGCACTCTCGGAAAGCAACAAGTCGGCTTTCCTGCTGAGATTCTGGACTCCTTCAAGTCCGCAGAATTAACTACCGCACAGCAGGAGCTGGTCGAAAGGCTTCAACATAAGTGGACAACGGCAGAACAGAATCTGACTGCCGAGCAACTCATTGCACAACTTCCGACGCGACTTGAACGAACGGCCTTCTGTGATCTTACCTGTAATTTTGCAGAAGTGATCATGGCGGTTTCATTGAGAGACTCGCTTCGGAAGTTTCAAGATAACGAAATGGTGCGACAAGAACTGGTCCGTCTCCAGACGGATTTCAAACCGACTCCACAAGATGTCATTCCGGAAAAAGCGATTCAACAACGTGTTCAGGAATATCTCAACCGGGCACTCGAACCGTCAGAAAAACCAATCGAGGCCAAGCTGCATTAG
- a CDS encoding DUF1501 domain-containing protein — translation MKQKQYYPCGLDRREWLWEMGGGFAGTALTALLAQSGFFAKHAFADSPENLSPLADKEGHYPGKAKNVIFLMMNGAPSQVDTFDYKPVLEKFAGQPLPESKEFINSGGRKVGFLTPNFRPFRPGGESGILISDYFPEVRKQADKLAVIRSCHTDSHAHGSALVAMNTGKTFIGRPSLGSWSVYGLGTENENLPGYVVLLDKRGGPISGLPNWSSGFMSGTYQGTLFRPAGNPILNLQGPAHITPQAQISQLEMLEKLNAEHLASRPGGSDLQTRINSYELAYRMQSAAPEAVDLSQESDQTQAAYGVGQQPTDEFGRNCLVARRLVERGVRFVQLYSGGGHLDDTWDAHNSIEKNHGQHAAEVDQPIAALLSDLEQRGMLEETLVVWGGEFGRMPFSEGKGAEGRNHNPYGFSMWMAGGGVKGGITYGETDEFGFEAIVDKAHISDIHATILHLMGLDHELLTYFHQGREESLTDVQGKVIQGIIA, via the coding sequence ATGAAACAGAAGCAATATTATCCCTGTGGACTCGATCGCCGCGAATGGCTGTGGGAGATGGGAGGCGGCTTCGCTGGTACCGCACTGACTGCGTTACTCGCCCAGTCCGGTTTTTTTGCAAAACACGCCTTCGCCGATTCCCCCGAAAATCTCAGTCCACTGGCGGATAAGGAAGGCCACTACCCGGGCAAAGCTAAGAACGTCATCTTTCTGATGATGAACGGTGCCCCGAGTCAAGTCGATACCTTCGACTACAAACCGGTGCTCGAAAAGTTCGCCGGACAGCCCCTCCCTGAAAGTAAGGAATTCATTAACTCCGGCGGGCGCAAAGTCGGTTTTCTGACGCCTAATTTTCGCCCCTTCCGTCCCGGTGGAGAAAGTGGTATTCTCATCTCGGACTACTTCCCGGAAGTTCGTAAACAGGCCGACAAGCTGGCCGTCATTCGTTCTTGCCATACCGACTCTCACGCTCATGGCTCTGCTCTTGTGGCGATGAACACGGGCAAAACCTTCATCGGTCGCCCTTCCCTCGGTAGTTGGTCCGTCTATGGTTTGGGGACTGAAAACGAGAACCTGCCCGGTTACGTCGTCCTGCTCGATAAGCGAGGCGGCCCCATCAGTGGACTTCCCAACTGGTCCAGCGGATTTATGTCAGGCACCTATCAAGGGACTCTTTTCCGACCAGCGGGGAACCCGATTTTGAACCTGCAAGGCCCCGCACATATCACCCCACAAGCTCAGATTTCCCAACTGGAAATGCTGGAGAAGCTCAACGCCGAGCATCTGGCCAGCCGTCCGGGAGGAAGCGATTTACAGACGCGCATCAATTCGTATGAACTCGCTTACCGCATGCAGTCTGCTGCTCCGGAGGCCGTCGACTTGTCTCAGGAATCCGATCAAACCCAAGCCGCGTATGGGGTCGGTCAGCAGCCTACGGATGAATTCGGTCGCAACTGCCTCGTCGCTCGTCGACTGGTCGAACGGGGCGTTCGGTTCGTGCAACTCTATTCCGGTGGCGGGCATCTCGATGACACCTGGGACGCGCACAACTCTATCGAGAAGAACCACGGTCAACACGCGGCCGAAGTCGATCAACCTATCGCCGCTCTGCTCAGTGATCTAGAGCAACGAGGCATGCTGGAAGAGACTCTCGTCGTCTGGGGTGGTGAGTTTGGACGAATGCCGTTCAGTGAAGGGAAAGGTGCGGAAGGCCGCAACCATAACCCGTACGGATTCAGCATGTGGATGGCGGGGGGCGGCGTGAAGGGGGGCATCACCTATGGCGAAACTGACGAATTCGGATTCGAAGCAATCGTCGACAAAGCCCACATCTCCGACATCCATGCCACCATCCTGCACCTGATGGGCCTCGACCATGAATTGCTGACTTACTTCCATCAAGGCCGCGAAGAAAGCCTGACCGACGTTCAAGGCAAAGTGATTCAGGGGATCATTGCCTAA
- a CDS encoding RimK family alpha-L-glutamate ligase, producing the protein MKLGILSCSPRCYSTRRLVEAAEQRGHKAKVLNTLRFAIDLKQGDPDLFYLQKQLSNYDAILPRIGNSITYFGTAVIRQFEQMDVFSANSSAGVANSRDKLRCLQILSKHHIGIPQTTFVRDKKDVLPAIKRVGGAPVVIKLLEGTQGIGVLLAESVKSAESIIELLQSQRQNVLIQKFVAESKGKDIRAFVVGDQVVAAMRRVAQGQEFRSNVHRGGVTEAVTLDANYCETAVRAAQIMGLRVAGVDMLEGKDGPQIMEVNSSPGLEGIESCTQLDVAGTVVDYIAGQVNFPEIDIRQRLTVSRGYGVTEIHIPEGSDYIGKTISESGLREKDINALTLYRGTTVIPNPRSDRQLESGDRLLCFGKLELMRDLIPAKTRRKRSYEVLELPAQPVSGKVD; encoded by the coding sequence ATGAAACTCGGTATTCTATCCTGCAGTCCCCGCTGTTACAGCACCCGGCGCCTTGTTGAGGCAGCGGAACAACGAGGTCACAAAGCTAAGGTCCTCAATACACTTCGCTTTGCCATCGACCTGAAACAGGGAGATCCGGACCTTTTCTACTTACAGAAACAGCTTTCCAACTACGACGCCATCCTCCCCCGAATCGGTAATTCGATCACCTATTTCGGTACAGCCGTCATCCGGCAGTTTGAACAGATGGATGTCTTCTCAGCCAACTCTTCGGCCGGCGTGGCAAACTCACGAGATAAACTTCGCTGTTTGCAAATATTATCAAAACACCATATCGGTATTCCCCAGACGACCTTCGTCCGAGATAAAAAAGACGTTCTCCCCGCTATTAAACGCGTGGGAGGTGCTCCGGTTGTCATCAAACTCCTGGAAGGAACTCAGGGAATTGGCGTGTTACTGGCCGAGTCGGTCAAGTCAGCCGAGTCGATCATCGAACTACTTCAGAGCCAACGACAAAACGTGCTGATTCAGAAGTTCGTAGCCGAGAGCAAAGGAAAAGATATCCGCGCGTTTGTCGTCGGTGATCAGGTCGTCGCCGCCATGCGTCGAGTGGCGCAGGGACAGGAGTTCCGTAGCAACGTCCACCGCGGCGGAGTAACCGAGGCAGTCACCCTGGATGCCAACTACTGCGAGACAGCAGTTCGAGCGGCACAGATCATGGGACTCCGCGTCGCGGGTGTCGACATGCTCGAAGGAAAAGATGGCCCTCAGATTATGGAAGTCAATTCCTCTCCTGGCTTGGAGGGAATCGAATCCTGTACGCAACTTGACGTGGCGGGTACGGTGGTCGACTACATCGCCGGCCAGGTGAATTTTCCCGAGATCGATATCCGTCAGCGACTTACGGTCAGCCGAGGCTACGGAGTGACCGAGATTCACATCCCGGAAGGATCCGATTACATTGGGAAAACGATCAGCGAATCGGGACTGCGGGAGAAGGACATTAACGCCTTGACTCTCTACCGGGGAACGACCGTGATTCCTAACCCAAGATCCGATCGTCAGCTGGAATCAGGAGATCGCCTGCTCTGTTTTGGCAAACTGGAATTGATGCGAGACCTCATTCCCGCTAAAACACGACGTAAGCGAAGTTACGAAGTTCTGGAACTGCCTGCGCAACCTGTCTCAGGCAAGGTCGACTGA
- a CDS encoding succinylglutamate desuccinylase/aspartoacylase family protein — protein MSNERIRKPIGKWNGSEIKPGESKNVTLAVSESYSGMTLKIPIHIRRAVKEGPTLLLTAALHGDEINGTGAIHRLMQDEDIKLISGAVIFVPVLNMLAFDRHSRYLPDRRDLNRSFPGSANGSLAGRMARTIFDELITRADYGIDLHTASVRRTNYPNVRGDLTNPKVKKLAKAFGCEIIMNGKGPKGALRREACIAGCPTIIMEGGEVWKVEPGIVDAAVRGIENVLRTFKMVEGEPDRAESPIVMEKSKWIRAERGGFLQFHIKPGDVVRKKQPLATNTTLLGKERSVLVSPFNAVVVGMTTLPAVSPGEPVCNLGRLPDDLDPRELRKIRTDGHIFEDRISEGLGSNVVVVEPGERPETN, from the coding sequence ATGAGCAACGAGCGTATTAGAAAACCGATAGGCAAGTGGAATGGGTCGGAGATTAAGCCGGGCGAATCCAAAAACGTGACCCTGGCCGTCAGCGAATCATACAGCGGTATGACGTTGAAAATTCCGATTCATATTCGTCGCGCCGTCAAAGAGGGCCCGACTTTACTTCTGACTGCGGCCCTTCACGGAGATGAAATCAATGGCACCGGTGCCATTCATCGCCTGATGCAGGACGAGGACATCAAATTGATTAGCGGGGCGGTTATCTTCGTCCCCGTTCTCAACATGCTCGCCTTCGACCGTCACTCTCGATATCTGCCAGACCGCCGCGACCTGAACCGGTCTTTTCCAGGTTCAGCCAACGGAAGTCTCGCCGGGCGTATGGCGCGGACGATCTTTGACGAATTGATCACTCGGGCCGATTACGGAATCGACCTGCACACGGCCTCGGTGCGCCGTACCAACTACCCGAATGTCCGGGGAGACCTGACCAATCCCAAGGTCAAAAAACTGGCCAAGGCCTTCGGATGCGAAATCATTATGAACGGCAAGGGACCAAAAGGGGCTCTGCGCCGGGAAGCCTGCATCGCCGGTTGCCCTACCATTATCATGGAAGGGGGCGAAGTCTGGAAAGTGGAGCCCGGTATCGTCGATGCCGCCGTCCGCGGAATTGAGAATGTCCTACGAACTTTCAAAATGGTTGAAGGTGAACCCGACCGCGCCGAAAGCCCGATCGTGATGGAAAAATCAAAATGGATCCGGGCGGAACGGGGTGGCTTCCTGCAGTTTCATATTAAACCGGGCGATGTTGTCCGTAAGAAACAACCCCTGGCGACCAACACGACGTTACTTGGTAAAGAACGATCTGTTCTGGTTTCGCCCTTCAACGCTGTGGTTGTCGGCATGACGACGTTGCCCGCCGTCAGCCCCGGTGAACCTGTTTGTAATCTCGGTCGGCTCCCTGACGACCTTGATCCACGGGAACTGAGAAAAATCCGGACCGATGGGCACATCTTCGAAGATAGAATCTCCGAGGGACTTGGCTCCAATGTGGTCGTTGTGGAACCGGGAGAGCGACCCGAAACGAACTAA
- a CDS encoding DUF1553 domain-containing protein, producing the protein MLSGRILAFAFCTLAFLLIDVGRTADPIDFERDIAPLLLTRCIECHNANEASGGLDLSSLKAIQAGSDSGVVLTPGHLEESYLWERVADGDMPPEKQGKPQPLSEEEQKVLKRWIESGATWPVDRELDLFEKTTTVRGGRDWWSLQPIQSSPIPTVANLPADANTIDAFIRAELQEQQLTPAPLAEPRQLLRRLYFDLIGLPPSASQLDTFAADPSPAAYEEQVDELLASPHFGERWARYWLDLARFAETSGYERDQEKKDVWKYRDYVINAFNDDKPYNEFILEQLAGDELPTRSEETVIATGFLRLGTWNDEPNDPQEYKYERLEDMVHVTSSAFLGLTVKCARCHDHKFDPITHVDYHRMASTFWSGPIEPRSSKLLGGPSPEELGYDVFGWTDLGKEAPDLHLLFKGDPKHPGPVIEPAQLSFVPELAGPFNPPSEEAKTTERRLQLANWIVDNRNPLTARVVVNRLWLHHFGEGLVRSPNNFGFTGDQPTHPELLDWLALELRDGDWRLKRIHKLMVMSRTYRQSSLHPQHAEYAEQDFTNRYWWRANRRRLDAEAFRDSLVYTTGDLDLSQIGGESFKPDIPAEALEGLSKKGAAWTPSPLAEQNRRSLYIYSQRTLLDPFLITFDFSDTTLPCADRDVTMVAPQALAMLNNEFVHDQSKSLAQHILQQEPNDLEQQIISLWRITFGRNPTESEQATAQNHFKSQLHLFQQQTTDEPEQPQFADLSELPALTLHLSADQGVEMDETGHVVRWLDASPEGHDAAQTVPAARPKWISSGIGNQPALHFSGEQQFLQLTGQVLKNQTYSIFAVVSDENNGTHREIFSNWNGSEGNSTTSLFLGSTGAGTVRFSDDFAASPPYPNPDKPFLISAINGTYDATISLNSTEKASNSNPLQPRNLTTPYVIGQQGNINGEFWKGNIAELIVFDRELSDLEQEQVERHLMHRYQLQSREEHFTPEELALASLCHVLFNSNEFMFID; encoded by the coding sequence ATGCTCTCTGGTCGTATTCTGGCATTTGCCTTTTGTACTCTCGCATTTCTCCTGATTGACGTTGGGCGTACTGCCGATCCAATTGATTTCGAAAGAGACATTGCTCCTCTTCTGCTCACGCGTTGCATCGAATGCCACAACGCGAATGAAGCCTCCGGTGGACTGGACCTCTCCTCACTTAAAGCGATTCAAGCCGGATCCGATTCGGGTGTCGTGCTGACCCCCGGCCATCTGGAAGAGAGCTACCTGTGGGAACGAGTCGCCGATGGCGATATGCCTCCCGAAAAACAGGGCAAGCCACAACCACTGTCTGAAGAAGAACAGAAAGTACTCAAACGCTGGATCGAATCAGGGGCTACCTGGCCCGTCGATCGTGAACTGGACCTGTTTGAAAAAACAACCACTGTTCGTGGAGGCCGTGACTGGTGGTCACTTCAACCGATTCAGTCAAGCCCCATCCCCACCGTCGCCAATCTTCCTGCCGATGCCAACACGATTGATGCTTTCATCCGAGCCGAGTTGCAGGAACAACAACTAACCCCGGCCCCCCTGGCTGAACCACGCCAACTTCTGCGGCGTTTGTATTTCGACCTCATCGGTCTGCCCCCCAGCGCAAGTCAACTGGACACGTTTGCCGCCGATCCCTCGCCAGCAGCTTATGAAGAACAGGTCGATGAATTGCTCGCCTCCCCGCATTTTGGAGAGCGCTGGGCCCGCTACTGGCTCGACCTCGCGCGCTTCGCAGAGACGAGCGGTTACGAGCGAGACCAGGAGAAGAAGGACGTCTGGAAATACCGCGACTACGTCATCAATGCTTTTAACGATGACAAACCGTACAACGAATTCATACTGGAACAACTCGCCGGCGATGAATTACCAACCCGCAGTGAAGAGACCGTCATTGCCACTGGCTTCCTGAGACTGGGCACCTGGAACGATGAACCCAACGACCCACAGGAATATAAGTACGAGCGTCTGGAAGACATGGTGCACGTGACGAGTTCCGCATTTCTGGGACTCACCGTGAAGTGCGCTCGCTGCCATGACCACAAGTTCGATCCCATAACTCATGTCGACTATCACCGGATGGCAAGTACTTTCTGGTCGGGTCCGATTGAACCTCGCAGCAGCAAACTACTGGGTGGCCCCTCGCCGGAAGAACTCGGGTATGACGTATTTGGTTGGACTGACCTGGGTAAAGAAGCTCCTGATCTACATCTGCTATTTAAAGGAGATCCCAAACATCCAGGCCCCGTGATTGAGCCGGCTCAGCTTTCGTTTGTACCCGAACTGGCTGGTCCTTTTAATCCCCCGTCAGAGGAAGCCAAGACCACAGAGCGCCGCTTGCAACTGGCGAACTGGATCGTCGATAACCGAAACCCCCTCACAGCACGGGTCGTCGTCAACCGACTCTGGTTACACCATTTCGGTGAGGGTCTGGTCCGATCCCCGAACAACTTCGGTTTCACGGGCGACCAACCGACTCATCCCGAATTGCTCGACTGGCTCGCGTTAGAATTACGCGATGGAGACTGGAGATTAAAACGAATCCATAAACTGATGGTCATGTCCCGAACCTACCGGCAGTCGTCGTTGCATCCACAACATGCCGAGTATGCCGAACAAGATTTTACCAACCGATATTGGTGGAGAGCAAATCGACGACGACTGGATGCGGAAGCCTTCCGCGATTCCCTAGTATATACCACCGGCGATCTCGACCTTTCTCAGATTGGCGGAGAGAGTTTCAAACCCGATATTCCCGCCGAAGCCCTCGAAGGACTATCGAAAAAAGGAGCTGCATGGACTCCGTCGCCACTTGCCGAACAGAACCGACGCAGCCTGTATATTTACAGTCAGCGCACGTTGCTTGATCCTTTTCTAATAACCTTCGATTTTTCCGACACGACTTTGCCATGTGCCGACCGCGATGTGACTATGGTCGCTCCACAGGCCCTGGCGATGCTCAACAACGAATTCGTTCACGACCAAAGTAAATCATTGGCCCAGCATATCCTGCAACAGGAACCCAACGATCTCGAACAGCAGATCATCAGTCTCTGGCGGATCACCTTTGGACGCAATCCGACCGAGTCCGAACAAGCGACAGCACAGAACCACTTCAAATCTCAGTTACATCTTTTCCAGCAACAGACGACAGACGAACCCGAACAACCGCAGTTCGCCGATCTTTCGGAACTACCTGCACTGACGTTGCATCTAAGTGCGGATCAGGGCGTGGAGATGGATGAGACCGGACATGTTGTTCGCTGGCTGGACGCATCACCAGAAGGGCACGATGCCGCGCAGACTGTTCCTGCCGCTCGCCCCAAATGGATTTCTTCTGGAATCGGCAATCAACCCGCCCTCCACTTCTCGGGAGAGCAACAATTTCTGCAACTCACTGGACAGGTTTTAAAGAATCAAACCTATTCAATCTTTGCTGTTGTCAGTGATGAGAACAATGGTACCCATCGGGAGATATTCTCTAACTGGAATGGGAGCGAAGGAAATTCAACGACATCGCTCTTCCTCGGGAGTACAGGAGCAGGCACCGTAAGGTTCAGCGACGACTTTGCTGCGTCGCCTCCCTACCCCAACCCAGACAAGCCCTTCCTGATTTCCGCAATCAATGGCACCTACGACGCAACGATTTCTCTGAACTCAACTGAGAAGGCGAGCAACAGTAATCCTCTGCAACCAAGGAACCTGACCACCCCCTATGTCATCGGACAACAGGGCAATATCAATGGTGAGTTCTGGAAAGGAAACATCGCGGAGCTGATCGTCTTCGACAGAGAACTTTCTGATTTGGAACAGGAACAGGTCGAACGACACCTGATGCACCGTTATCAACTTCAGTCGCGCGAAGAACATTTTACTCCGGAAGAACTCGCATTAGCCTCACTATGCCATGTCCTGTTCAACAGTAATGAGTTCATGTTTATCGATTGA